A window of the Thiomicrospira microaerophila genome harbors these coding sequences:
- a CDS encoding PP0621 family protein yields MQAVLLLSIVILVYFVLRFLINMIVEARSRLNQDETIDEAIDSQAMVRCAHCGIHLPQSEAYYDGQHTYCSEGHMKMGPSKSYDKHNDRNNGGNDVMEDGD; encoded by the coding sequence ATGCAAGCAGTTCTCCTGTTATCGATTGTAATACTAGTGTATTTTGTTTTGCGATTTTTGATCAATATGATTGTCGAGGCAAGGTCACGTTTAAACCAAGACGAAACGATTGATGAGGCTATCGATAGCCAAGCGATGGTGCGATGTGCGCATTGCGGTATTCATCTTCCGCAGTCAGAAGCCTATTATGATGGTCAGCACACCTATTGCAGTGAAGGCCACATGAAAATGGGGCCGAGTAAAAGCTACGATAAGCATAATGATAGAAATAATGGGGGTAACGATGTCATGGAAGATGGCGATTAA
- a CDS encoding FKBP-type peptidyl-prolyl cis-trans isomerase translates to MLEKSSPLARVTETSQIAISYSMRLMDETEIDKTEPGELFEFTMGDGSLIPNLESLLVGLEQGTSGKFFVPPEDGFGYPDPANVYDLDKTEFPEGMALKLGDVVGFDTPTGEQIPGTVVGINDAKIKVDFNHPLAGETFIFEATIEKIN, encoded by the coding sequence ATGTTAGAGAAATCCTCTCCTCTTGCCCGTGTGACTGAAACCAGTCAAATTGCTATTTCATATTCAATGCGTTTGATGGACGAAACCGAAATAGATAAGACTGAACCGGGTGAGTTGTTTGAATTTACGATGGGTGATGGTAGCTTGATACCTAATCTTGAAAGTTTGCTAGTTGGCTTGGAGCAAGGGACGAGTGGTAAATTTTTTGTGCCGCCGGAAGATGGCTTTGGCTATCCTGATCCGGCTAATGTCTATGATTTGGATAAAACTGAGTTTCCTGAAGGGATGGCGCTCAAGCTTGGCGATGTGGTGGGGTTTGATACGCCTACTGGCGAACAAATCCCTGGAACGGTTGTCGGAATCAACGATGCTAAGATAAAGGTTGATTTTAATCACCCTTTAGCGGGTGAAACGTTTATTTTTGAGGCGACAATAGAAAAAATTAATTAA
- a CDS encoding YhcH/YjgK/YiaL family protein — translation MIIDRVENAGLYKGLHPSIDQALDYIIKTPASELAQHPPGRTSLSDQIDAIIDEYETQSSEGKHYEAHQRFVDVQLVISGEEYMGFAPLSHQTPIQAYDPDRDFALYQVAGQMVKVKAGMFVIFFPTDLHLPSIGTPAKQVRKLVLKARIAD, via the coding sequence ATGATTATTGATCGTGTTGAAAATGCAGGGCTTTATAAAGGCTTGCACCCCTCTATTGACCAAGCACTGGACTATATTATAAAAACACCAGCTTCTGAGCTAGCACAGCACCCGCCTGGACGAACCTCACTCAGCGACCAAATCGACGCCATTATTGATGAGTACGAAACTCAGTCAAGTGAGGGCAAACACTATGAAGCGCATCAACGCTTTGTTGATGTCCAACTGGTCATTAGTGGGGAAGAATACATGGGCTTTGCGCCCTTAAGCCACCAAACGCCGATTCAAGCTTATGACCCAGATAGGGATTTTGCCCTGTACCAGGTTGCTGGACAAATGGTTAAAGTTAAAGCAGGCATGTTTGTCATTTTCTTTCCAACCGACCTCCATCTACCGAGCATTGGCACTCCAGCAAAACAGGTTCGCAAGCTCGTATTAAAAGCGCGCATAGCCGATTAA
- a CDS encoding NAD(P)/FAD-dependent oxidoreductase: MNISILGTGFAALTAIKHVRKTLPNARIQVIAPHKTLVYLPSLIWIPSGLRKADDLRIDLHNFFNRQCVEFIEANVTGISLNGRQVNTDQGDFENDGLIIASGGRFIKKLPGIEHVITPCEGIPAAESIRDRLASMEGGTIAIGFGGNPNEPAAMRGGPMFEFLFGIDRLLRQQKRRDQFKLIFFNPAAEPGKRLGDQFPEKLKKMLAKQDIETKLGHKMLGFQANQVMTEGETFDADLILFMPGMTGPAWLENTDLPKSAGGMIEADEHAQVKGLDRVYVAGDAGSFPGPAWQPKQAHAADIQAKTAAHNLGIDFTGNGEKTKIKHELVCIVDTLSHGMLIRRTESGTLMLPPCRLMHYAKRFFEGWYLRQYR; encoded by the coding sequence ATGAATATTAGTATTTTAGGCACCGGATTTGCTGCTTTAACCGCCATTAAGCATGTTAGAAAAACACTTCCGAATGCACGTATTCAGGTAATTGCCCCGCATAAAACCCTAGTTTATTTGCCAAGTTTAATCTGGATTCCTTCCGGTTTAAGAAAAGCTGACGACCTGCGCATTGATTTACATAATTTTTTTAATCGACAATGTGTTGAATTTATTGAAGCAAATGTCACAGGAATCAGCCTGAATGGCCGTCAGGTTAACACCGACCAAGGTGACTTTGAAAATGATGGATTGATTATTGCAAGTGGTGGACGTTTTATAAAAAAACTTCCCGGCATTGAGCATGTAATCACCCCCTGTGAAGGCATTCCTGCCGCAGAAAGCATTCGAGACCGGCTTGCATCGATGGAAGGCGGTACGATTGCAATTGGGTTTGGTGGCAATCCCAATGAGCCAGCGGCCATGCGCGGTGGTCCGATGTTTGAGTTCTTGTTTGGCATTGATCGCCTGCTGCGCCAACAAAAGCGCCGTGATCAATTCAAACTCATCTTCTTTAACCCCGCAGCTGAACCCGGCAAGCGTCTTGGTGACCAATTTCCAGAAAAGCTCAAAAAAATGCTAGCTAAACAAGATATAGAAACCAAGCTAGGGCATAAAATGCTGGGCTTTCAGGCCAACCAAGTAATGACTGAAGGCGAAACATTTGACGCTGACTTAATCCTGTTTATGCCGGGCATGACGGGACCGGCTTGGCTTGAAAACACCGACCTGCCCAAATCAGCAGGGGGCATGATTGAAGCGGATGAACATGCTCAGGTTAAAGGGTTGGACAGGGTCTATGTTGCAGGTGACGCAGGCAGTTTCCCTGGCCCGGCCTGGCAACCCAAGCAGGCCCATGCCGCTGATATTCAAGCGAAAACCGCTGCTCATAACCTCGGCATTGATTTTACCGGTAACGGGGAAAAAACAAAAATCAAACACGAATTGGTTTGCATTGTCGATACCCTCAGCCATGGTATGCTAATTCGTCGAACGGAGTCAGGTACGCTGATGCTACCGCCTTGTCGATTAATGCACTATGCCAAGCGCTTTTTTGAAGGTTGGTATTTGCGCCAATACCGATAG
- the kdsB gene encoding 3-deoxy-manno-octulosonate cytidylyltransferase: MSFNVIIPARLASTRLYGKPLLPIHGKPMIYWTWQQAVKSGADRIVIATESEEVKQVCEAFGAEVCLTGNHHQSGTERIAEVVDLLRIADNQILVNLQGDEPMLPPELIKQLASALFHRHDVFMATLCEPIDNVSLVFNPNIVKVSRTVENFAINFSRAPLPWARDEFAGPEKTLPAYWPYQRHIGLYAYRAGFVKRYVNWPECALEKVEKLEQLRVLWHGERILVEQALMDAGLGVDTQEQLDRVRQLLAPV; the protein is encoded by the coding sequence ATGTCGTTTAACGTCATTATTCCCGCACGACTCGCATCCACTCGGCTTTACGGTAAACCCCTGTTGCCGATTCACGGTAAACCGATGATCTACTGGACTTGGCAGCAGGCTGTTAAGTCAGGTGCGGATCGTATTGTTATTGCGACGGAATCCGAAGAGGTCAAACAGGTTTGTGAAGCTTTTGGTGCGGAGGTTTGTTTAACCGGTAACCATCATCAGTCGGGAACAGAGCGGATTGCTGAAGTGGTAGATTTGCTTCGTATTGCAGATAATCAAATTTTGGTGAACCTTCAGGGGGATGAACCCATGTTGCCCCCTGAGTTGATTAAGCAATTAGCCTCCGCTTTGTTTCACCGACATGATGTGTTTATGGCTACGCTTTGTGAGCCTATAGACAATGTTTCGTTGGTGTTTAATCCGAATATTGTAAAAGTGAGCCGCACGGTTGAAAATTTTGCGATCAACTTTAGTCGTGCACCACTGCCTTGGGCAAGAGACGAGTTTGCTGGACCAGAAAAAACGCTGCCGGCCTATTGGCCTTACCAACGTCATATTGGCTTGTATGCTTATCGTGCTGGGTTTGTTAAGCGCTATGTCAACTGGCCGGAGTGTGCGTTGGAAAAGGTCGAAAAACTTGAACAGTTGCGTGTACTTTGGCATGGTGAGCGTATTTTGGTTGAGCAGGCTCTGATGGATGCAGGACTCGGTGTCGATACCCAAGAACAATTAGACCGAGTGCGTCAATTGTTAGCGCCAGTGTGA
- a CDS encoding Trm112 family protein, translated as MSLNPHLLEILVCPVSKTKLVYDKSKQELISTAANLAYPVREGIPVMLEDEARLITPEEAEHYRKMKS; from the coding sequence ATGAGCTTAAACCCCCATCTTCTTGAAATACTGGTGTGTCCTGTCAGCAAAACTAAATTGGTTTATGATAAGTCTAAGCAAGAGTTGATCTCTACCGCAGCCAATTTAGCCTACCCGGTCAGAGAGGGTATTCCTGTCATGCTTGAGGATGAGGCGCGTTTAATCACGCCTGAAGAGGCTGAGCATTATCGCAAAATGAAGTCATAA
- the lpxK gene encoding tetraacyldisaccharide 4'-kinase, whose translation MSWPSFWLQADWRSTCLKPLSWWVCRIAKARLKGFETHPPQSPGLVIVVGNIVVGGTGKTPFIIWLVKRLTLAGYRVGVIARGVGGKASSWPQIVTEDSKANEVGDEPVLLAQKLGCPVVVAPKRAQALERLLKDFQVDMVISDDGLQHYELARDIELVMLDASRPNQGLGNGLCLPAGPLREPISRLSKVDFVVFNGMRPDELNFKARFVGSMQLKPVRFVSVLNAEIHQSISAFKGQQGYAVAGIGHPERFYASLMSLNIETEQLSFPDHHAFRKSDFAGLDPEKPLFMTSKDAVKCKSFAKGNWWVLEVEPTCDPALEQALMEIIKQGLQAKTQ comes from the coding sequence GTGAGTTGGCCGAGCTTTTGGTTGCAAGCCGATTGGCGATCAACGTGTCTTAAACCTTTGTCTTGGTGGGTCTGTCGTATTGCAAAAGCCAGATTAAAAGGGTTTGAAACGCATCCTCCCCAGTCACCAGGCCTGGTGATAGTGGTGGGTAATATTGTTGTTGGCGGTACCGGAAAAACACCTTTTATTATTTGGTTGGTAAAACGCTTAACCCTAGCGGGCTATCGTGTCGGGGTGATTGCTAGGGGAGTTGGAGGCAAGGCGAGTAGCTGGCCGCAAATAGTGACCGAGGATTCTAAAGCGAATGAGGTCGGGGATGAGCCAGTATTACTTGCACAAAAACTGGGTTGTCCGGTGGTGGTGGCGCCTAAACGAGCACAAGCTTTGGAAAGGTTGTTGAAAGATTTTCAAGTGGATATGGTGATCAGTGATGATGGCTTACAGCATTATGAGTTGGCAAGGGATATTGAGCTGGTGATGTTGGATGCAAGCCGTCCCAATCAAGGACTGGGTAATGGACTTTGTTTGCCTGCCGGACCTTTGCGTGAACCTATCTCTCGTTTGTCCAAGGTTGATTTTGTAGTATTTAATGGAATGCGTCCTGACGAATTAAACTTTAAAGCGCGTTTTGTAGGCAGCATGCAACTTAAACCTGTTCGTTTTGTGAGCGTCTTAAATGCAGAAATTCATCAATCGATTAGCGCTTTTAAGGGCCAACAAGGCTATGCTGTAGCAGGTATCGGCCACCCTGAACGTTTTTATGCAAGTCTTATGTCATTAAATATTGAGACGGAGCAATTAAGCTTTCCAGATCACCATGCTTTTAGAAAGTCAGATTTTGCAGGTCTAGATCCTGAAAAACCCTTGTTTATGACCAGCAAAGATGCGGTAAAATGCAAGTCATTTGCGAAGGGTAACTGGTGGGTGCTTGAAGTCGAGCCCACTTGCGATCCGGCGTTAGAGCAGGCCTTAATGGAAATAATTAAACAAGGTTTGCAGGCTAAAACCCAATAA
- the aat gene encoding leucyl/phenylalanyl-tRNA--protein transferase: MRRYPEHLPYWLENQRLPAFPPTHFALDEPNGLLALGGDVITPEWMLEAYRQGIFPWSADNEQISWWTPSPRAVLMTDQVKYRKSLKKTWRNSDLTISFDQAFMQVVNQCATIQRPGQQGTWIRQDMQTSLIQLHQQGHAHSVEVWLQDELIGGLYGLSLGKMFFGESMFAKVSNASKLALVALCRHLSAWGWPMIDCQMETAHLKSMGATCLPRSEFEQRLQQQVHTACNQAWLFNPALMNAD; this comes from the coding sequence ATGCGTCGCTACCCCGAACACCTGCCCTACTGGCTTGAAAACCAACGTCTTCCGGCTTTTCCGCCAACCCATTTTGCGTTGGATGAACCCAATGGCTTACTGGCGTTGGGCGGAGACGTCATAACCCCTGAGTGGATGCTGGAAGCCTATCGACAAGGTATATTCCCCTGGTCAGCCGATAACGAACAAATAAGCTGGTGGACGCCCAGCCCTAGAGCAGTTTTAATGACCGATCAGGTCAAATACAGAAAAAGCTTGAAAAAAACCTGGCGGAATAGCGACTTGACGATCAGTTTCGATCAGGCATTTATGCAGGTCGTCAATCAATGCGCAACCATTCAACGCCCTGGTCAACAAGGCACGTGGATTCGCCAAGACATGCAAACCAGCCTCATCCAACTTCATCAACAAGGCCATGCCCACTCGGTAGAGGTCTGGCTGCAAGATGAACTCATCGGAGGGCTCTATGGCTTAAGCCTAGGTAAAATGTTTTTTGGTGAATCCATGTTTGCTAAGGTTAGCAATGCCTCCAAACTGGCCCTGGTTGCACTTTGTCGGCATTTATCTGCTTGGGGGTGGCCGATGATTGATTGTCAGATGGAAACAGCCCATCTAAAAAGCATGGGAGCCACCTGCTTACCTCGTAGCGAATTCGAACAACGACTTCAACAACAAGTTCATACTGCCTGTAACCAGGCCTGGTTATTTAATCCAGCATTAATGAATGCCGATTAA
- the sdhC gene encoding succinate dehydrogenase, cytochrome b556 subunit, whose protein sequence is MMPRQDSRPVNLSLWHFRFPANALLSISHRITGVLLVASLMLWLISLNLILLQPEQFSTYQAWLNNASGKLFLSLFWLALAFHWLAGLRHLLIEFAISLKLKTWLRSEQAVWFTLGLWIAIGGFSLIRIWL, encoded by the coding sequence ATGATGCCACGCCAAGATTCACGACCTGTTAACCTTAGTCTATGGCATTTTCGTTTTCCGGCAAATGCCTTGTTATCCATCAGCCACCGCATCACTGGTGTACTGCTGGTGGCAAGCCTGATGCTGTGGCTCATAAGTTTGAATCTAATCCTTCTTCAACCCGAACAATTCTCAACCTACCAGGCCTGGTTAAACAACGCTTCAGGCAAGCTTTTTCTCTCTTTGTTTTGGCTTGCTTTAGCCTTTCATTGGCTGGCTGGGCTGCGCCATCTGCTTATTGAGTTTGCCATTAGCCTTAAATTAAAAACATGGCTACGCTCTGAACAAGCCGTTTGGTTTACACTGGGATTATGGATAGCCATCGGCGGTTTTAGCTTGATTAGGATCTGGTTATGA
- the sdhD gene encoding succinate dehydrogenase, hydrophobic membrane anchor protein, giving the protein MKLTGKRAFVWQNISAIYLATYTPYLAWLALTQSIQTINDLFTPSIMIPSILAVVLVLIHTWVGLRDVMIDYAPRAALKWLLPGLLLLLLALGLNIVWLAFKGLTL; this is encoded by the coding sequence ATGAAACTAACAGGGAAACGTGCTTTTGTTTGGCAAAATATCAGTGCTATCTATCTGGCTACTTATACGCCTTATCTTGCTTGGCTTGCACTTACCCAGTCTATCCAAACTATCAACGACCTCTTCACGCCTTCGATTATGATTCCGTCAATTCTAGCCGTGGTGTTGGTTTTGATTCATACATGGGTAGGCCTTCGTGACGTAATGATCGACTATGCGCCAAGAGCTGCACTAAAATGGTTGTTACCAGGCCTGCTACTCCTTTTGTTAGCCCTTGGGCTTAATATTGTATGGCTGGCTTTTAAAGGATTAACCCTATGA
- the sdhA gene encoding succinate dehydrogenase flavoprotein subunit, whose amino-acid sequence MKQSRFDVVILGAGGAGLRAALQLAQSNIKVAVVSKVFPTRSHTVAAQGGINAALGNVTPDNWHWHMFDTIKGSDYLGDQDAIEFMCREAVEIVRELEHYGVPFSRLDSGKIYQRPFGGQSQNFGEQQATRTCAAADRTGHAILHSLYQQNLRAGTRFFNEQLALDLVKDQQDQIGAVMVLDIASGDYQLIHADTFLIATGGAGQLFRTNTNAMINTGDGLGMILRAGLPLMDMEFWQFHPTGVAAKGMLISEGARGEGGILLNRLGEAFMQKYAPKVKDLASRDVVSRAIAIEIREGRGCGEHKDYIELDLTHLDPEVIKTRLPGIRDICLTFTGKDPVNSLIPIHPSCHYMMGGIPTNLHGQVITKQNDQIQALPNLYAIGEAACVSVHGANRLGGNSLLDIVVFGREAARHIHQSLIEKNNQKSETPLKLEAVQKRIDRWQQALNFNTPNDSIDLIKQDLQRTMEQHCGVFRDEETLKAGLPKLDSLVERLNQVGLKDPSNVFNLERVQAFELENLIQLGYATLHSALARQESRGAHSRIDFPERDDQAWLKHSLYFSHNHQIDSKPVNLQPLTLDGFMPKPRVY is encoded by the coding sequence ATGAAACAATCCCGATTTGACGTCGTGATCTTAGGTGCCGGCGGTGCTGGGCTACGCGCTGCATTACAACTAGCGCAATCCAATATCAAAGTAGCCGTTGTGTCAAAGGTCTTTCCTACTCGCTCTCATACCGTTGCTGCACAGGGTGGAATTAATGCCGCACTTGGCAACGTGACCCCTGATAACTGGCACTGGCATATGTTTGATACCATTAAAGGTAGTGATTATCTTGGGGATCAAGATGCGATCGAATTTATGTGCCGTGAAGCGGTTGAAATTGTTCGCGAACTTGAACACTATGGTGTGCCCTTTTCACGGCTTGATTCAGGAAAAATTTACCAACGCCCATTTGGTGGACAAAGCCAAAACTTTGGCGAACAACAAGCTACCCGCACCTGCGCCGCCGCCGACCGCACCGGCCATGCGATCCTACATAGCCTTTACCAACAAAATCTTCGAGCTGGAACACGCTTTTTCAACGAACAGTTAGCGCTTGATTTAGTCAAAGACCAGCAAGATCAAATTGGTGCCGTCATGGTGCTGGACATTGCATCAGGTGACTACCAGCTCATTCATGCAGATACCTTTTTAATCGCTACCGGTGGCGCAGGTCAACTATTTAGAACCAACACCAATGCAATGATAAATACAGGCGATGGGCTAGGCATGATACTCAGGGCCGGCCTACCCCTGATGGACATGGAGTTTTGGCAATTTCACCCTACCGGTGTTGCAGCCAAGGGAATGCTTATCTCTGAGGGCGCTCGTGGAGAAGGCGGCATTTTACTTAATCGCTTAGGGGAAGCCTTTATGCAGAAATATGCGCCTAAGGTAAAGGATCTTGCTTCCCGCGATGTGGTTTCTCGAGCGATTGCCATTGAAATTCGTGAAGGTCGAGGCTGCGGAGAACACAAGGATTATATTGAACTGGATTTGACCCACCTTGATCCGGAGGTGATCAAAACCCGCTTACCGGGTATTCGAGATATCTGTCTGACCTTTACTGGCAAAGACCCGGTTAACAGTCTTATTCCGATTCATCCAAGTTGCCATTACATGATGGGGGGCATTCCAACCAACCTTCATGGTCAGGTCATCACCAAACAAAACGACCAAATTCAAGCTCTGCCCAACCTCTACGCGATCGGTGAAGCCGCTTGTGTTTCCGTCCATGGTGCCAATCGACTCGGCGGTAACTCTCTGTTGGATATTGTGGTATTTGGTCGTGAGGCGGCTAGGCACATACACCAAAGCCTGATAGAAAAAAACAATCAAAAAAGTGAAACGCCTTTAAAACTGGAAGCGGTTCAAAAACGCATTGACCGCTGGCAGCAGGCCTTAAACTTCAATACGCCTAACGACTCTATTGACCTGATAAAACAAGATCTTCAGCGTACAATGGAACAACATTGCGGGGTTTTTCGTGATGAAGAAACCCTTAAAGCAGGCCTGCCTAAGTTGGACAGCTTGGTTGAACGCTTAAACCAAGTCGGTTTAAAAGATCCTTCAAATGTATTTAATCTTGAGCGGGTTCAAGCGTTTGAGCTTGAAAACCTAATACAACTGGGCTATGCCACCCTTCATAGCGCCCTAGCAAGACAAGAAAGTCGCGGTGCGCACAGTCGCATCGATTTCCCTGAAAGAGATGACCAGGCCTGGTTAAAACATAGCTTATATTTTTCGCACAACCATCAGATTGATAGCAAACCGGTCAATCTTCAACCCTTAACACTAGATGGTTTTATGCCTAAACCTCGCGTTTACTAG
- a CDS encoding succinate dehydrogenase iron-sulfur subunit — protein sequence MIFTLYRFNPETDKAPYNQELILDETQIKPGMMLLDALKRLKQQDPSLTFRSSCQEGVCGSDGMNVNGENKLACITPLAELGKKVILRPLPGLPVIRDLVVDMTQFYQHYDQVEPYLQTSEIDLNQEHLQTPMERAKLDGNYECILCGCCTTSCPSFWWNPDKFAGPAALLAAHRFISDSRDIQTRQRLTQLDDPYTTFRCRNIQNCTASCPKGLDPSQAISEIKQQILEKS from the coding sequence ATGATTTTTACTCTATATCGTTTTAACCCCGAGACCGACAAAGCGCCCTATAATCAAGAATTAATTCTTGACGAAACACAGATAAAACCGGGAATGATGCTACTGGATGCATTAAAACGCCTAAAGCAACAAGACCCCAGTTTGACGTTTCGTAGCTCCTGCCAAGAAGGCGTGTGTGGTTCGGATGGAATGAACGTAAACGGCGAAAACAAACTGGCCTGCATTACGCCCTTAGCAGAGCTTGGTAAAAAAGTCATCTTACGCCCACTACCAGGCCTGCCTGTAATACGTGACCTGGTTGTCGATATGACACAGTTTTACCAACACTATGACCAGGTTGAACCCTACTTACAAACCAGCGAAATAGACTTAAACCAAGAACACCTTCAAACCCCGATGGAGCGAGCCAAGTTAGATGGGAACTACGAATGTATTCTTTGTGGCTGCTGTACCACCAGCTGCCCCTCTTTTTGGTGGAATCCAGATAAATTCGCAGGACCTGCGGCCTTGCTTGCGGCTCACCGATTTATAAGTGACAGCCGCGACATCCAAACGCGACAACGGCTTACACAGCTTGACGACCCCTACACTACCTTTCGCTGTCGCAATATCCAAAACTGTACTGCCAGTTGCCCTAAAGGTTTAGATCCAAGCCAAGCTATTTCTGAAATAAAGCAACAAATTTTAGAAAAAAGCTAA